A DNA window from Hordeum vulgare subsp. vulgare chromosome 1H, MorexV3_pseudomolecules_assembly, whole genome shotgun sequence contains the following coding sequences:
- the LOC123399434 gene encoding uncharacterized protein LOC123399434: MAVCLANLVVALVVLRSLTSSTPARKREAPALATPRRAHDSGDVVFLRTFDAYIVGKENAPGVVVLQEWWGVDYEVKNHAIHISQIDDGYKALIPHLYRGKVALEVAEAQHLMEGLDWPGAIKDIQASVKWLKENGSPKAPKFVSS, encoded by the exons ATGGCCGTCTGCCTCGCCAACCTCGTCGTTGCGCTGGTCGTGCTCCGTTCCCTCACCTCCTCCACCCCCGCGCGCAAACGTGAGGCGCCCGCCCTTGCGACCCCTCGTCGTGCCCACGACTCTG gtgatgttgtatttcttcGGACCTTTGATGCATATATTGTTGGCAAAGAAAACGCTCCTGGAGTTGTAGTGCTGCAAGAGTGGTGGGGCGTTGATTATGAGGTCAAGAATCATGCCATCCATATTTCCCAGATCGATGATGGATACAAGGCACTTATTCCACA TTTGTACCGTGGGAAGGTTGCTTTGGAGGTAGCTGAGGCACAACATCTGATGGAAGGACTAGACTGGCCGGGTGCAATCAAGGATATTCAGGCTTCAGTTAAGTGGCTGAAGGAAAATGGATCACCCAAG GCTCCAAAGTTTGTCAGCAGCTAG